The Thermococcus sp. MV5 genome includes a window with the following:
- a CDS encoding helix-turn-helix domain-containing protein → MCDVERLISTGENEEIEFKENFDFNGIVETAVAFANKRGGVILVGVRNNGTVVGVQTGRETLRDWANRISQNTDPPIIPELEVEDINGKKVLCIKIDEYPIKPVMFRGRAYMRVGSSNKRLNAREIAELYYRSIRHSWDYITISAGLEEINSEAVREFVEVAKNRGRLNVLEGEDLETILEKLELVRDGKPTRALILLFGNDPQKYFPHALVRIAKFRGSEIEDEITIDGNLFNQVEEALKFIRKHINIRFKIGEKAQREELWDYPPEALREAVINAIAHRDYAEPDEIQIKIFNDRIIFWNPGGLPFELKIEDLYRPHPSRPRNKLIAKVFYYFGYIEKWGSGIERILRALREYNLPEPKFEEVFGGFQVTFYKDIYTEEHLRELGLNDRQIRAVLYVKEKGSITNKEYQELCKVSRITATRDLSELVEKGILMRVGRGKRGIKYVIQMMQK, encoded by the coding sequence ATGTGCGACGTTGAAAGGTTAATATCCACAGGTGAGAACGAAGAGATTGAATTCAAGGAAAACTTTGACTTTAACGGGATAGTGGAAACGGCGGTTGCTTTTGCTAATAAAAGGGGTGGCGTGATATTAGTTGGAGTCAGGAACAATGGGACTGTCGTTGGGGTTCAAACAGGCAGGGAAACACTGAGGGATTGGGCCAATAGGATTTCCCAGAATACCGACCCGCCAATAATACCCGAACTTGAGGTTGAAGATATTAATGGCAAAAAAGTCCTCTGCATAAAGATTGATGAGTATCCAATAAAGCCAGTTATGTTCAGGGGCAGAGCTTATATGAGGGTCGGCAGTTCAAACAAAAGGCTGAATGCCCGAGAAATAGCAGAACTTTACTATAGGAGTATAAGGCACAGCTGGGATTATATCACAATCAGTGCAGGTTTGGAGGAGATTAATTCTGAAGCAGTTAGGGAATTTGTTGAAGTCGCAAAAAACAGAGGGAGGCTTAATGTGCTCGAAGGAGAAGATTTAGAGACAATTCTGGAAAAACTTGAGCTTGTACGTGATGGAAAGCCAACAAGGGCTTTAATTCTCCTTTTTGGAAATGATCCTCAAAAATACTTTCCACATGCCCTCGTGAGGATTGCGAAGTTTAGGGGAAGCGAGATTGAAGACGAAATAACAATAGATGGAAATCTCTTTAATCAAGTGGAGGAAGCTTTGAAGTTCATAAGGAAGCACATAAACATTAGGTTCAAAATTGGGGAGAAAGCACAGAGAGAAGAGCTCTGGGACTACCCTCCCGAAGCGCTGAGGGAAGCTGTGATTAATGCCATTGCGCACAGGGACTACGCAGAACCTGATGAGATACAGATAAAGATATTCAACGATAGAATAATATTTTGGAATCCCGGAGGGTTGCCTTTTGAGTTGAAGATTGAAGATTTGTACAGGCCCCATCCTTCGAGACCGAGAAACAAGCTTATTGCTAAGGTCTTCTACTATTTTGGCTACATTGAAAAGTGGGGCAGTGGCATAGAGAGGATTCTGAGAGCATTAAGGGAGTATAATCTGCCAGAGCCCAAGTTTGAGGAGGTTTTTGGAGGATTTCAGGTCACATTTTACAAGGACATTTACACTGAAGAACATTTGAGAGAGCTGGGGCTAAATGACAGACAGATTAGAGCAGTACTTTATGTAAAGGAGAAAGGCAGCATAACAAATAAGGAGTATCAAGAGTTATGTAAGGTTTCAAGAATAACAGCTACGAGAGATTTAAGCGAGCTTGTTGAGAAGGGTATTTTGATGAGAGTTGGAAGAGGCAAAAGAGGAATAAAATACGTGATTCAAATGATGCAAAAATGA